A genomic window from Cotesia glomerata isolate CgM1 linkage group LG7, MPM_Cglom_v2.3, whole genome shotgun sequence includes:
- the LOC123268447 gene encoding DNA-directed RNA polymerases I, II, and III subunit RPABC2, translating to MADEDFDGDDNAEEFEDEEDDNLDLEQHDDDAADGHFDVLPSGESSASVTKSKRITTRYMTKYERARVLGTRALQIAMCAPVMVELEGETDPLQIAMKELKQRKIPIVIRRYLPDNSYEDWGIDELIIIDH from the exons atgGCTGACGAAGATTTTGATGGAGATGA CAACGCAGAAGAGTTCGAGGATGAGGAGGATGATAACTTAGACCTAGAACAGCACGATGATGATGCAGCTGATGGACATTTTGATGTTTTGCCGTCTGGAGAAAGTTCTGCTAGTGTTACCAAGTCTAAACGGATCACCACGCGATATATGACAAA GTACGAAAGAGCTCGAGTCCTTGGCACCAGAGCCCTCCAAATAGCCATGTGCGCTCCAGTAATGGTTGAATTAGAAGGCGAGACAGACCCGTTGCAGATCGCTATGAAGGAGTtgaaacaaagaaaaattccAATTGTTATCAGACGCTACTTGCCGGATAACAGCTACGAAGATTGGGGGATCGATGAGTTGATTATCATCGaccattaa